A single region of the Ignavibacteria bacterium genome encodes:
- a CDS encoding energy transducer TonB, producing the protein MEISAIVVLFMMIMLFRLYPFSKNVTNPLAKGEDLIELDDAIELPDNRKEEELPQKKSEPTIPKPKIAKTETEVAINKEIEVTLTPPKEKIKLESQDIDKGDLLTLDKQGKFKNKETNKKSTEKDGKTNAPKDNVYYTAVPYMPVPIGGFEAIQSKAVFPQAAKDAGVSGTVYVTAFIDESGNVTSVVLTKGIHPACDNSALSAIRRTKFAPGKKDGKPVKVQMLIPVNFK; encoded by the coding sequence TTGGAAATAAGCGCAATCGTTGTACTTTTTATGATGATCATGCTGTTCCGTTTGTACCCTTTCTCAAAAAATGTAACAAATCCTCTTGCAAAAGGGGAGGATTTGATTGAACTTGACGATGCAATTGAGCTTCCTGACAACAGGAAAGAGGAAGAGTTGCCACAAAAGAAGAGTGAACCGACAATTCCAAAACCAAAAATAGCAAAAACCGAAACTGAGGTGGCAATAAACAAGGAAATTGAAGTTACTCTAACCCCTCCAAAAGAAAAAATAAAGCTTGAAAGTCAGGATATAGACAAGGGGGATCTTTTAACTTTGGATAAACAGGGCAAATTCAAGAACAAAGAAACAAATAAAAAATCGACGGAAAAGGACGGGAAAACAAACGCTCCCAAGGATAATGTCTATTATACTGCCGTCCCGTACATGCCTGTTCCGATAGGGGGTTTTGAAGCAATACAAAGTAAGGCGGTATTTCCTCAGGCAGCCAAAGATGCCGGTGTTAGTGGAACAGTATATGTTACTGCATTCATTGATGAATCAGGAAATGTAACCTCGGTCGTGTTGACAAAAGGAATACATCCTGCATGCGATAACTCAGCACTTTCAGCAATTCGAAGAACAAAATTTGCTCCCGGGAAAAAAGACGGAAAACCGGTAAAAGTTCAGATGCTCATTCCGGTCAATTTTAAATAA
- a CDS encoding VanZ family protein, which produces MTLDRQKKKTVALVVLVVYWLILFLGTTLPSSSLPDTPSGDKINHFAGYAVLSFLLFTWFRLKDESGTADIKLLQKSFIIASVYGVLDEVHQLLIPGRFFEWYDILADINGAALGLAVAYIVLRTFPRLYR; this is translated from the coding sequence ATGACTCTTGACAGGCAAAAGAAAAAAACCGTTGCTTTAGTTGTTTTGGTCGTTTACTGGTTGATACTGTTTCTGGGGACCACCCTTCCGTCTAGCAGTTTGCCGGACACCCCGTCGGGTGACAAAATAAATCATTTCGCCGGGTATGCTGTGTTGAGTTTTTTGCTTTTTACCTGGTTCAGGCTTAAGGATGAGTCGGGAACAGCAGACATCAAATTGTTGCAAAAATCATTTATTATCGCTTCTGTTTATGGAGTGCTGGATGAAGTCCATCAATTGCTGATTCCGGGCAGGTTTTTCGAATGGTACGACATTCTTGCTGACATCAACGGTGCCGCATTGGGTTTGGCTGTTGCCTACATAGTTTTAAGAACTTTTCCCCGGCTTTACAGGTAA
- a CDS encoding TolC family protein yields the protein MKIKAVVSIILILTPVLFAQQGEKIIVNLEKAITIALENNYDLKTSNLNKRIAYEKVDETWGTAVYPDVKGSVNYRRALKKGVFTIDAPGFSGTFPIGTDNTLTTTLSFTQNIFAGAVFIGAQAAEIYARIADHQVAATEEEIKFQVKSAWFGILVTKEVLKVAQANLAQAEDNLKNTKIKYDAGLVPEYDLVRAKVAVETAKPELEQANNALKLTKDALKNIMGLSYTMEIDVTDTLVYNDMPLSGFDLVVERMFKYNPNIKQLEQGIELRKKAVGVYKSEYLPSLKAYGAWNIESQENDSRGIGSWRFNNSINLGLELSVPIFNGWSTDSRVRQAELEVKIAQENLKKAKEGYATQIKETILKIENQKEKLKAYTEAVKQAELAYSLSETRYKSGVGTQLEIIDSQTGVARAKYNYLNGVYEYYLLLSKLENLSGKESGE from the coding sequence ATGAAAATAAAAGCTGTAGTTTCAATTATTTTAATTCTTACCCCGGTTCTCTTTGCTCAGCAGGGAGAAAAGATAATTGTTAATCTCGAAAAAGCGATTACCATTGCCCTCGAAAATAACTATGATCTGAAAACCAGCAATTTGAACAAAAGAATTGCCTACGAAAAGGTGGACGAAACCTGGGGCACTGCAGTTTACCCTGATGTAAAGGGTTCCGTTAATTACCGCAGGGCTCTCAAGAAGGGTGTCTTTACAATTGACGCACCCGGTTTCAGCGGTACTTTCCCCATCGGTACCGATAATACCCTCACCACTACACTCAGTTTTACACAAAACATTTTTGCCGGAGCTGTCTTCATTGGCGCTCAGGCGGCTGAAATATATGCCAGGATTGCAGACCATCAGGTTGCTGCAACCGAGGAGGAAATCAAGTTTCAGGTTAAATCAGCCTGGTTTGGTATTCTGGTAACAAAGGAAGTGTTGAAAGTGGCTCAGGCGAATCTGGCACAGGCAGAAGACAACCTGAAAAACACAAAAATAAAATATGATGCAGGACTTGTTCCCGAGTATGATCTGGTAAGAGCGAAAGTGGCTGTTGAAACAGCTAAACCCGAACTTGAACAGGCTAACAACGCATTGAAACTTACGAAAGATGCGCTGAAAAACATAATGGGACTCAGTTACACGATGGAAATAGATGTGACCGACACTCTCGTCTACAACGATATGCCTCTTTCAGGGTTTGATCTGGTGGTCGAGAGAATGTTTAAGTATAATCCGAATATCAAGCAGCTCGAGCAGGGCATAGAACTTCGTAAAAAAGCTGTGGGTGTTTATAAATCGGAATATCTTCCTTCTCTGAAAGCATATGGTGCCTGGAATATTGAGTCTCAGGAAAATGACTCCAGAGGAATCGGGAGCTGGAGATTTAATAACTCCATCAATCTCGGGCTTGAGCTTTCTGTACCGATATTCAACGGTTGGAGTACCGATTCAAGGGTAAGACAGGCGGAACTTGAGGTGAAAATTGCTCAGGAAAATCTTAAGAAAGCCAAAGAGGGGTATGCGACTCAGATTAAAGAGACAATTCTTAAGATTGAAAATCAGAAAGAAAAATTAAAAGCTTACACTGAAGCTGTGAAACAGGCTGAACTGGCTTATTCTTTATCTGAAACCCGTTACAAATCGGGTGTCGGCACCCAGCTTGAAATTATTGACTCACAAACGGGTGTAGCGAGAGCTAAATACAACTATTTGAACGGAGTGTATGAATACTACCTCCTTTTGTCGAAACTTGAAAATTTATCCGGAAAGGAAAGTGGTGAATAA
- a CDS encoding efflux RND transporter periplasmic adaptor subunit, translating to MKNFKNSLILPAVLLLSTLFIAGCKGDDSKEKEKTKKVEKKAIVQVAPVRLENFTGFIDVIGQVKADKISKVGSATGGKIVRFNVEKGARVAAGTLICVLDNTVLKANLDAAKADLDLAEINLQKQEQIYKQNAGTEFQFLQAKYTRDAKKAMYEAVKEQYENTFVKAPFAGVVDTKHYEIGEVAAPGAPIVTIISDNLKVEAGIPEAYVSSIKPGKKGSLIFLELDSLVVNSTVSYVAKSVDATSRTVKVEMRLPNNGKFKPEMNAEVRIDDKVYTSVPVVPEEVVVKTDLGFVVFVVLKKNGVTVAEMRQVEILARSNNRVALSGNLNEGDSLVIVGYQTLVNGEKVDVR from the coding sequence ATGAAAAATTTTAAAAACAGTTTGATTTTACCTGCTGTATTACTCTTATCCACCCTTTTTATCGCAGGTTGCAAGGGTGATGATTCTAAAGAAAAAGAAAAAACTAAAAAAGTTGAAAAGAAAGCCATTGTTCAGGTGGCTCCCGTAAGGCTCGAAAATTTCACCGGATTCATCGATGTAATCGGGCAGGTGAAAGCTGACAAGATTTCAAAAGTCGGTTCTGCAACAGGTGGGAAAATTGTAAGATTTAATGTTGAAAAAGGAGCCAGGGTAGCTGCCGGCACACTCATTTGTGTCCTCGATAACACGGTGTTGAAAGCAAATCTGGATGCAGCCAAGGCAGACCTTGATCTTGCAGAAATAAATCTCCAAAAGCAGGAACAAATCTACAAACAGAATGCAGGAACGGAATTTCAGTTCCTTCAGGCAAAGTATACCAGGGACGCCAAAAAAGCAATGTATGAAGCTGTAAAGGAACAGTATGAAAACACTTTTGTGAAGGCTCCTTTTGCGGGTGTTGTAGATACAAAGCATTACGAAATTGGTGAAGTTGCGGCTCCCGGTGCTCCGATTGTTACTATTATCTCAGATAACCTGAAAGTGGAAGCCGGAATTCCTGAAGCATATGTCAGTTCGATTAAACCGGGGAAAAAGGGGAGTCTGATTTTCCTTGAGCTTGACAGTCTCGTAGTAAACTCAACTGTAAGTTATGTGGCAAAATCGGTTGACGCCACAAGCCGGACAGTAAAAGTGGAAATGCGACTTCCCAACAATGGTAAATTTAAACCTGAAATGAATGCTGAAGTAAGGATTGACGATAAAGTTTACACTTCAGTTCCGGTGGTGCCCGAGGAAGTTGTTGTAAAGACAGATCTTGGATTTGTTGTATTTGTTGTTCTGAAGAAAAATGGTGTTACCGTTGCGGAGATGAGACAAGTGGAAATACTGGCACGGAGCAACAACCGGGTCGCACTTTCAGGGAATCTGAATGAAGGTGACTCCCTGGTTATTGTCGGTTACCAGACCCTTGTGAATGGTGAAAAAGTTGATGTACGATAG